The Leptolyngbya sp. FACHB-261 genome segment GCAGGCGTTGGAGCTGAGACAACGCTTGCTTGGGCAGGACCATCCCGATGTTGCCACTAGCCTCAATAATCTGGCTTTACTTTACGATTCACAGGGCCGCTACAGTGAGGCTGAGCCTTTGTATCTGCAGGCCTTGGAGCTCAGACAACGCTTGCTCGGGCAGGACCATCCCGATGTTGCCACTAGCCTCAATAATCTGGCTGTACTTTACGTCTCACAGGGCCGCTACTCCGAGGCAGAGCCTTTGTTAGTGCAGGCCTTGGAGCTGTATCAACGCTTGCTAGGGCAGGAACATCCCAATGTTGCCACTAGCCTCAATAATCTAGGCGCTTTTTATGTCGAGCGAAAGCGTTTCAATGATGCTGGACCCTTGTTGGTCAAAGCTCTAGAAATGCGTGAGCGGCTTCTGGGAGCAGAACACCCTGACACAGTTAGAACTCGTCAATGGCTTGAGAGACTTCAGGCTGAGATGGATTCAGAGGAGCACTCATGAGTGAAAACGACACGCTATTTTGAAGAGCAAGTATTGCCGAGACGTCCCTATGTTCGCCGAGACGTCCCTATGTTCAGCGAGAATGGTGTGAACGAGCACTGCAAGAACCTTACCGCCGAGCAATTCAAGCAGATGGTCGGATCAGGCATTGGATCTACATTGCCGAGTTGGGAAAGTATTTGCGAGTCGTCACACTAGAAGACGGAGAAACCGTTCACAACGCTTTCGCTGACCGTAGCTTTAAGGAGAACCAGCCATGAAATTTCATTACTACCCCGAAACAGATTCTCTTTACATCAGCCTGAGCGAAAAACTCAGTACCGAATCCCAGGAAGTATCTTCAGGTGTTGTCTTAGATTTCGACAGCGACGGTCGCTTAGTCGGCATTGACATTGATCGGGCTAGCCAAACGGTTGATCTCTCCCGTTTGGAAGCAGAAGCATTGCCCCTTCTGTCCGT includes the following:
- a CDS encoding tetratricopeptide repeat protein — encoded protein: QALELRQRLLGQDHPDVATSLNNLALLYDSQGRYSEAEPLYLQALELRQRLLGQDHPDVATSLNNLAVLYVSQGRYSEAEPLLVQALELYQRLLGQEHPNVATSLNNLGAFYVERKRFNDAGPLLVKALEMRERLLGAEHPDTVRTRQWLERLQAEMDSEEHS
- a CDS encoding DUF2283 domain-containing protein — its product is MKFHYYPETDSLYISLSEKLSTESQEVSSGVVLDFDSDGRLVGIDIDRASQTVDLSRLEAEALPLLSVSLANTSSP